From Humisphaera borealis, the proteins below share one genomic window:
- a CDS encoding PEP-CTERM sorting domain-containing protein (PEP-CTERM proteins occur, often in large numbers, in the proteomes of bacteria that also encode an exosortase, a predicted intramembrane cysteine proteinase. The presence of a PEP-CTERM domain at a protein's C-terminus predicts cleavage within the sorting domain, followed by covalent anchoring to some some component of the (usually Gram-negative) cell surface. Many PEP-CTERM proteins exhibit an unusual sequence composition that includes large numbers of potential glycosylation sites. Expression of one such protein has been shown restore the ability of a bacterium to form floc, a type of biofilm.), with translation MRKLTVLFAVALGASLVGSNVARAADVTLSVVVNPTSASAGTYAVFGTISNPNSIAGALGGQVAGISSFSIDILGNGGTSITTRARRMPTGLLDTNDFLSSYGFVQFPSNGTLAGGSVAGLAAGQKTAYAGGNDPAQDAFVVLGVGRAAGSYAPIGGTTSTFANPVLLADGSYSGGTGSITARVTSGNFFNLLQDTSAASGLQWTGPGNVEAAVSVIPATTPVPEPGTLAVTASLVVGLLLRRRSRTLA, from the coding sequence ATGCGTAAGTTGACCGTTTTGTTTGCCGTCGCGCTCGGCGCGTCGCTGGTCGGGTCGAATGTGGCGCGTGCCGCTGACGTAACGCTCTCGGTCGTCGTCAACCCGACGTCTGCCTCCGCCGGCACTTATGCCGTGTTCGGAACGATCAGCAACCCGAACTCCATCGCGGGTGCCCTGGGTGGTCAGGTCGCGGGCATCTCGAGCTTCTCGATCGATATCCTAGGTAACGGCGGCACGTCCATCACAACGCGGGCGCGCCGCATGCCGACGGGTCTTCTCGATACCAACGACTTCCTTTCGAGCTACGGCTTCGTTCAGTTCCCCAGCAACGGTACTTTGGCCGGTGGCTCTGTGGCCGGTCTGGCCGCGGGTCAGAAGACGGCTTACGCCGGCGGCAACGATCCGGCCCAGGATGCCTTCGTCGTCCTGGGCGTGGGGCGCGCCGCAGGGAGCTACGCCCCCATTGGCGGCACCACCTCCACCTTCGCCAATCCCGTGCTTCTTGCCGACGGTTCCTACTCCGGCGGCACCGGCTCCATCACGGCACGCGTCACCTCGGGTAACTTCTTCAACCTGCTCCAGGACACCAGCGCCGCCAGCGGCCTGCAGTGGACCGGTCCCGGCAACGTTGAAGCGGCCGTCAGTGTCATCCCGGCGACCACTCCGGTTCCCGAACCGGGCACGCTCGCCGTCACGGCGTCGCTCGTGGTTGGCCTTTTGCTTCGCCGCCGCAGCCGCACGCTCGCCTGA
- a CDS encoding alpha-amylase family glycosyl hydrolase, giving the protein MARKANPTSRPAEDGIELGLFAPYNESCSLLGSWNDFKPIPLAKDKYGWWRHRIALEDGDYRYKFRVKSNSYFAVGQDLDVFDPYCISVTDDGQENSILHVKDGRRNEFEYVWQHDDVPLPPNDQLVIYEMHIGDFTRNLGKKVGDKWEKGKFLDAIEKLDHLVDLGINCVELMPVKEFPGKSWGYNLRSLFAIENTYGSAADFCKFIDECHARGMRVVMDGVYNHADADCPLAKIDYQYWFYHPNPDPPEMDWGPKYNYMHWDPHLELFPARKYALESIRRMVQWFHIDGIRFDATRAIAHFDVMRELAETGLKEVGGLKHFINICEHIAEDPAITGYPNGGPMHAAWHESLAKVLQANAAGIERDGAKPFDVEELARKIDPKTNGYGSGSRTVNYASSHDQVRLMRIIGEQGKIFDAAAFRRMKLAAGILLTIPGLPMLFMGQEFGQSNEKSLDPRPLDWTLLQNENNADLLRYTAGLVKLRRNHPGMMTDNMEVVLKDQERQLLAYKRWNEAGNVILVVINLRDTHAGEVVIGGCGLEDGDWHEHVHDFDVKVEGGVLKDTLAESEVKVYFKK; this is encoded by the coding sequence ATGGCCCGCAAGGCAAACCCCACTTCCCGTCCCGCCGAGGACGGTATCGAACTCGGTCTCTTCGCTCCCTACAACGAATCCTGCTCTCTCCTGGGGAGTTGGAACGACTTCAAGCCCATCCCGCTCGCCAAGGACAAGTACGGCTGGTGGCGGCATCGGATCGCGCTTGAAGACGGCGACTACCGCTACAAGTTCCGCGTCAAGTCCAACAGCTATTTCGCGGTCGGTCAGGACCTTGATGTCTTCGACCCCTACTGCATCAGCGTCACCGACGACGGCCAGGAGAACTCGATCCTGCACGTCAAAGACGGTCGCCGTAATGAGTTCGAGTATGTGTGGCAGCACGACGACGTTCCGCTTCCGCCCAACGACCAGCTTGTCATCTACGAGATGCACATCGGCGACTTCACCCGCAACCTGGGCAAGAAGGTCGGCGACAAGTGGGAGAAGGGCAAGTTTCTCGACGCGATCGAAAAGCTCGACCACCTGGTCGATCTCGGCATCAACTGCGTCGAACTGATGCCCGTCAAGGAATTCCCGGGTAAAAGCTGGGGCTACAACCTCCGCAGCCTGTTCGCGATCGAAAACACCTACGGCTCGGCGGCCGACTTCTGCAAGTTCATCGACGAATGTCACGCCCGTGGCATGCGCGTCGTGATGGACGGCGTCTATAACCACGCCGACGCCGACTGTCCGCTCGCCAAGATTGATTACCAGTACTGGTTCTACCATCCGAACCCCGATCCGCCGGAGATGGACTGGGGCCCCAAGTACAACTACATGCACTGGGACCCGCACCTGGAGTTGTTCCCCGCACGCAAGTACGCGCTCGAGTCGATCCGGCGCATGGTGCAGTGGTTCCACATCGACGGCATCCGCTTCGATGCCACCCGCGCGATCGCCCATTTCGACGTCATGCGCGAACTCGCCGAGACCGGCCTGAAGGAAGTCGGCGGCCTGAAGCACTTCATCAACATCTGCGAGCACATCGCCGAGGACCCGGCGATCACCGGCTACCCCAACGGCGGGCCGATGCACGCGGCGTGGCACGAGTCGCTCGCCAAGGTGCTGCAGGCCAACGCCGCCGGCATCGAGCGCGACGGCGCAAAGCCGTTCGACGTCGAGGAACTCGCCCGCAAGATCGACCCTAAGACAAACGGCTACGGCAGCGGATCGCGCACCGTCAACTACGCCAGTTCGCACGACCAGGTGCGTCTCATGCGCATCATCGGCGAGCAGGGCAAGATCTTCGATGCCGCCGCGTTTCGTCGCATGAAGCTCGCGGCCGGAATCCTGCTGACGATCCCGGGCTTGCCGATGCTCTTTATGGGCCAGGAGTTCGGGCAGTCCAACGAGAAGAGCCTCGACCCGCGCCCGCTCGACTGGACGCTCCTGCAGAACGAGAACAACGCCGACCTGCTCCGGTATACCGCCGGCCTGGTCAAGCTCCGTCGCAATCATCCCGGCATGATGACCGACAACATGGAAGTCGTGCTGAAGGATCAGGAGCGGCAACTGCTGGCGTACAAGCGCTGGAACGAAGCCGGCAACGTGATCCTCGTCGTCATCAACCTGCGCGACACCCACGCCGGCGAAGTCGTCATCGGCGGTTGCGGCCTCGAAGACGGCGACTGGCACGAACACGTCCATGACTTCGACGTCAAAGTCGAAGGCGGCGTCCTGAAAGACACCCTCGCCGAGAGCGAAGTGAAGGTGTACTTCAAGAAGTAA